Proteins from a genomic interval of Diospyros lotus cultivar Yz01 chromosome 6, ASM1463336v1, whole genome shotgun sequence:
- the LOC127804067 gene encoding LOW QUALITY PROTEIN: protein trichome birefringence-like 19 (The sequence of the model RefSeq protein was modified relative to this genomic sequence to represent the inferred CDS: inserted 1 base in 1 codon; substituted 1 base at 1 genomic stop codon), which translates to MKLPAMELPFGKSQSTLQKNPKILIILGSLTILLFTIVPIYYPLLGYTLNKFSEPPSSSYEPVVDAGEDADSIEIPEKLNDDGKCDIFSGEWVADPEAPYYTNASCWAIHEHQNCMKYGRPDNGFMKWRWKPDGCELPAFNPFQFLEIVRGKSMAFVGDSVGRNQMQSLICMLSGXAEYPIDVSLTTDENFKRWKYTSYNFTMATFWTPFLVKADQADSNGPTHTGLFNLYLDEFDDSWTTQIQGFDYLLLSAGHWFYRPAMYYERRRLVGCRFCQIDNVTDLPMYYGFRRAFRTAFRAINALQDFXGIVYLRTFAPSHFEGGLWNQGGNCVRTRPFRNNETQLEGENLELYMTQMEEFRAAESVGRKKGLRYRLLDITPAMMLRPDGHPSRYGHWPEENVTLYNDCVHWCLPGPIDSWSDFLLEMLKREGRRSFQEKIQLEKEKM; encoded by the exons ATGAAGCTCCCGGCCATGGAGCTGCCGTTCGGGAAAAGCCAGTCGACTCTCCAAAAGAACCCCaaaatactaataattctagGGTCCCTCACCATACTCCTCTTCACAATCGTCCCTATCTATTACCCTTTGCTGGGCTACACCCTGAACAAATTTTCCGAGCCGCCTTCTTCCTCGTATGAGCCGGTGGTCGACGCCGGAGAAGACGCCGATTCGATAGAGATACCGGAGAAGCTCAACGATGATGGCAAGTGCGATATATTCAGCGGCGAGTGGGTGGCGGATCCGGAGGCGCCGTACTACACGAACGCCAGCTGCTGGGCCATCCACGAGCACCAGAACTGCATGAAGTACGGGAGGCCGGACAACGGGTTCATGAAGTGGAGGTGGAAGCCGGACGGCTGCGAGCTGCCGGCGTTCAACCCGTTCCAGTTCCTGGAGATAGTGCGGGGGAAATCCATGGCGTTTGTGGGAGATTCTGTGGGGAGGAACCAGATGCAGTCCTTGATTTGCATGCTATCCGGGTAA GCTGAATATCCCATAGATGTTTCGTTGACGACGGACGAGAATTTCAAGAGATGGAAATACACGTCCTACAACTTCACCATGGCCACCTTCTGGACGCCATTTCTGGTAAAAGCGGATCAAGCCGACTCCAACGGCCCCACCCACACCGGCCTCTTCAACCTCTACCTGGACGAGTTCGACGACTCATGGACAACCCAAATCCAAGGTTTTGATTACCTCCTCCTCTCCGCCGGCCACTGGTTCTACCGCCCCGCCATGTACTACGAGCGCCGCCGCCTCGTCGGCTGCCGCTTCTGCCAGATCGACAACGTCACCGACCTCCCCATGTACTACGGCTTCCGCCGAGCCTTCCGGACGGCTTTTAGAGCCATCAACGCCCTCCAAGACT AGGGGATTGTTTATTTGAGAACTTTTGCGCCGTCTCATTTTGAAGGCGGCCTGTGGAACCAG GGAGGGAACTGCGTGAGGACGAGGCCGTTCAGGAACAACGAGACGCAGTTGGAGGGGGAGAATTTGGAGCTCTACATGACGCAGATGGAGGAGTTCAGGGCGGCGGAGAGCGTAGGGAGGAAGAAGGGGTTGAGGTACAGGTTGCTGGACATAACGCCGGCGATGATGCTTCGGCCGGACGGGCATCCGAGCAGGTACGGGCATTGGCCGGAGGAGAACGTGACTTTGTACAACGACTGTGTGCACTGGTGCTTGCCTGGGCCCATCGATAGTTGGAGCGATTTCTTGCTGGAGATGCTGAAGAGGGAGGGGAGGAGAAGTTTCCAGGAAAAAATTCAGctggagaaagagaaaatgtga